Within Flavobacterium pisciphilum, the genomic segment TACATCATGGTTTTTTGTAATTCGCTTGTTACAACCACAAAAAGTACACATACTTTCGCAAAAAGGCAAATGGATATATAAACTAATCCCATCTTTCTGATTACTTTCAGCAAATGATTTTTGTAAAGAATCAATCCAAAGTTGATAAGTAAAATCATTTTCATTCCAGTAAGGAACAGTAGGATAGCTTGTGTATCTTGGCCCTGGAACATTATATTTTTGTATCAACAAATTTTTCATAGTAAGAAATTTAATGGATATCAAAATTAATTAGAAACCAAAGAGATTAAAATGATAATTATCATAATGTAATTCAAAAAAAAAAGAGGCTCTAAATGAGCCTCTTTAACGAATTAAGAACTAAACAGAAATGCAATCTTGGATGATTTGTACCCATTTTTTACCTAATTGTTGATCTTCATGCAAGCAAACTTGATTTATTTGATCGTCTTCAATATTGTAAAATGGAATTACATTTTTTTGTCCAGTTGCTTTATCTTGAAACTCAAAATCAACTTTTATGGTGGTGTCAGAGCTTGCATCAGTTGTAGGTACTAATCGGCAAGATTTAACGAGATTTAAGTCTATAAATGAGCTTTCTTCTTTTCCCTTATTGAAGTTCATTGATATAAAACCTTTGTTCTTTTTATCAATAGTTAGGATTTTTTTGTTTTGTGATTCAGTTAAATCAAAGTCAAATTTTCCATTTTGGCTATGCTTTTCTTTTATTGCTTTGATTCTAGCTTTATTTAACGAGTTGGAACGGTAAGAGAAATAAAGAGGTAATATTGTTATTATGGCAAGTACAATGCCTATGATTGTTACGGAATTATCCATTATTGTTTTATTTTAAATTTAATTATATAGCATGAGATAATAAACAGAGTACTATTTGTAAACTGTTTACTTGTGAAGAAATTAATCTTCAATAGATAAAATCATGAGATTTAATTACCAGAAATAATGAAAAGGGTAGAGTAGTATTGAGATTTTCTTTCTCTGATTTATGGTCTGATCTGCAAAATTGAATATGCTTCTTTTTATCTTGTAATCTGGAATTACAACTAAAAAAGTATTAAACCATTTAGATAGAGAAGGATTCGAATAATTTGTTTTTAGATCGGCAATAACATGGAAACTTGCTTGTGGCTGTATAAAAGCAGAAGCCTTGATGTTATCGGGAGTAAAATTAAAATCTTTTTTTTGAGGTTGAATTATATCAATAGCAATTTTGTCTGCATTATAAGCAGACAAAAAGAGCATTAAGAGCCCAACAAAGATGATTGTTTTACGAATCCAGGTCATGCTACAAATCTAATTCATAAAATGTAATTTAAGTACCTTTTAAGAAAAAAATAGCACAATATAAGCCAAATGTTGGTCTCTAAATGTTTTTTAGATTAGTTATTGGTGCATTTTAAAATAATAATCGGCTGAATGTTTTCCACTGCCATAAAAAAAGAAAAACAGGCATACAATAAAAACACAAATAGCCAAGAGTAAATTTTGAGAATGCATTTCTCCCATAAAATTCACTAAGATTGCTCCTAACAAAATAGGTAGTTGTGCACCGATTGCCCATCGGGTAAGCAACCCAAAAACAATCATGATACCTCCAATCATGTGAGCTGGTGCTATGTAATGTAAAAGGAACATTCCGCCACCAAACTTGTCAATTGGAGATATTAAATCATGTAAATATTGGATATTAGTTACAAAGAAAACTCCTTTCATAAACAAAAATACCCCTAAAGCAATACGTAATAAATCTACAGGTAAATAAGTGTGCGCATTTGCCCATTTATTTAAATTTTTTACATTTTCCATGATACAATAGTTATTTGAAAATAATAGTACTAAGTTACTAATTTTTAACTATATAGTATTTTTTTTGGTTGTAAAAATGATTGAGGTGATTTTACTTACTTTATAAATTACACTTGAATAACTCCAAGATTAAATGGTTTTGTGATAGGGGAATGATTTGCTGCTTCGATTCCCATAGAAATCCACTTACGGGTATCTAATGGATCAATGATAGCATCTGTCCATAATCTAGAAGCTGCATAATATGGCGAAACTTGTTCGTCATAACGAGCTTTTATTTTTGCAAATAGCTCAGCCTCCTTGGCTTCATCTACAATTTCTCCTTTTGATTTTAAAGAAGAAGCTTCTATTTGAGCTAATACTTTTGCGGCTTGCGTTCCGCCCATTACTGCCAATTCAGCACTTGGCCAAGCAAAAATTAATCTTGGATCATAGGCTTTACCACACATGGCATAATTTCCTGCTCCATACGAATTTCCTACAATAACAGTGAATTTTGGTACTACCGAATTACTTACAGCATTTACCATTTTAGCACCGTCTTTTATAATTCCACCATGTTCAGATTTAGAACCTACCATGAAACCTGTAACATCTTGTACAAATACCAGAGGGATTTTTTTCTGATTGCAATTGGCAATAAAACGAGTTGCTTTATCAGCACTATCAGAGTAAATAACTCCACCAAATTGCATTTCACCTTTAGCAGTTTTTACAACTTTTCTTTGGTTTGCTATTATCCCTACTGCCCAGCCATCAATTCTAGCATAACCAGTAATTAAGGATTGACCATAGCCTTCTT encodes:
- a CDS encoding DoxX family protein; the protein is MENVKNLNKWANAHTYLPVDLLRIALGVFLFMKGVFFVTNIQYLHDLISPIDKFGGGMFLLHYIAPAHMIGGIMIVFGLLTRWAIGAQLPILLGAILVNFMGEMHSQNLLLAICVFIVCLFFFFYGSGKHSADYYFKMHQ